In Ornithorhynchus anatinus isolate Pmale09 chromosome 17, mOrnAna1.pri.v4, whole genome shotgun sequence, the following proteins share a genomic window:
- the FAM222B gene encoding protein FAM222B translates to MLACLPGPGDLSFQLLSHTQMNTGLQKWDTTQKMRAAHCPTPAELDAYAKKVANHPLTIKIFPNSVKVPQRKHVRRTVNGLDTSGQRYSPYPAQAGAKTGLLAIVKAPAKGVVKDFDGSRARLLSEAAMNPPAAPYAAPSTLAHSHAHAQAQAQALARQQALQHAQTLAHAPPQALPLPQGIPPPPPQGLPPPPQAMAHPGLQHLPPGLPGARKAPPDAEAPPNVTVSTSTIPLSLAASLQQSQPPDLSSIVHQIHQFCQTRAGVGTTSVCEGQIANPSPISRNLLISASTRVSSAHHGPPALPAAAAPLPPPPCGVGAADHPTLGLPLAALGRAPAGYPADLKPAAWNQHQLAHLQQMCGDAGGPAGLTGKHAAGREAAGFPAKPAAYPPELCQLGQPFHLKAAPLEKPTPSPPVNGLAGPLPYTNGHYFPPLWNNILPTPNSDSSGSQDLAGPFHGGGQPAGAPLDCSAPSHYRPGPGPAGCGGPGGGGCGGGGGAVAPPAGPAQNGLMQTMDYLSGGDYQQACFREQSLALLSKAPLAHRPPQPADSRNIHGQQHPGYR, encoded by the exons ATGCTAGCCTGTCTGCCAGGGCCAGGTGACCTGTCCTTTCAGCTTCTTTCTCACACGCAGATGAACACTGGACTACAGAAAT GGGACACTACCCAGAAGATGAGAGCTGCTCACTGCCCCACTCCAGCCGAATTGGATGCGTATGCTAAGAAGGTCGCCAACCACCCACTGACTATAAAAATCTTCCCCAACAGCGTCAAAGTCCCCCAGCGGAAACACGTCCGTCGGACGGTGAACGGCCTGGACACGTCGGGCCAGCGGTACAGCCCCTACCCGGCCCAGGCCGGCGCCAAGACCGGCCTGCTCGCCATCGTCAAGGCGCCGGCGAAAGGTGTCGTCAAAGACTTTGACGGGTCCCGCGCCCGCCTGCTCTCGGAGGCCGCCATGAACCCGCCGGCCGCCCCCTACGCCGCACCGAGCACTTTAGCCCACTCCCACGCccacgcccaggcccaggcccaggccctggcccGCCAGCAGGCCCTGCAGCACGCACAGACGCTGGCCCACGCGCCCCCGCAGGCACTGCCGCTCCCTCAGGGtatcccgccgccgcccccccagggcctgcccccaccccctcaagccATGGCCCACCCGGGCCTGCAGCACCTGCCGCCCGGCCTGCCCGGGGCCCGGAAGGCGCCGCCGGACGCCGAGGCCCCGCCCAACGTGACCGTGTCTACCTCAACCATCCCGCTGTCGCTGGCGGCCAGCCTGCAGCAGAGCCAGCCCCCGGACCTGAGCAGCATCGTCCACCAGATCCACCAGTTCTGCCAGACGCGGGCGGGCGTCGGCACTACCTCAGTGTGCGAGGGGCAGATCGCCAACCCCAGCCCCATCAGCCGGAACCTGCTCATCAGCGCCAGCACCCGGGTCTCCTCCGCCCACCacggcccccccgccctccccgccgccgccgcccccctgcCGCCGCCCCCCTGCGGGGTGGGCGCCGCGGACCACCCCACCCTGGGCCTGCCGCTGGCCGCCCTCGGCCGGGCGCCCGCCGGCTACCCGGCCGACCTGAAGCCCGCAGCCTGGAATCAGCACCAGCTGGCCCACCTGCAGCAGATGTGCGGCGACGCGGGCGGCCCCGCCGGGCTGACGGGCAAGCACGCCGCCGGGCGCGAGGCGGCCGGCTTCCCGGCCAAGCCCGCCGCCTACCCGCCGGAGCTGTGCCAGCTGGGCCAGCCCTTCCACCTGAAGGCCGCCCCCCTGGAGAagccgaccccctccccgcccgtcaACGGGCTGGCGGGCCCCCTGCCCTACACCAACGGCCACTACTTCCCGCCCCTGTGGAACAACATCCTGCCCACGCCCAACAGCGACAGCTCGGGCTCCCAGGACCTCGCCGGGCCCTTCCACGGCGGCGGCCAGCCCGCGGGCGCGCCCCTCGACTGCTCCGCGCCCTCCCACtaccgcccgggccccggccccgccggctgcGGCGGTCCCGGCGGCGGGGGctgcggcggcgggggaggggccgtggcccccccggccggccccgcccagAACGGCCTGATGCAGACCATGGACTACCTGAGCGGCGGGGACTACCAACAGGCCTGCTTCCGCGAACAGAGCCTGGCCCTGCTGAGCAAGGCCCCCCTGGCCCACCGCCCGCCCCAGCCTGCAGACAGTCGCAACATCCACGGCCAGCAGCACCCCGGCTACAGATAA
- the TRAF4 gene encoding TNF receptor-associated factor 4, which translates to MPGFDYKFLEKPKRRLLCPLCGKPMREPVQVSTCGHRFCDTCLQEFLSEGVFQCPEDQLPLDYAKIYPDPELEVQVLGLPIRCIHSEEGCRWNGALRHLQSHLSACGYNVVSCPNRCSAKLSRRDLPAHLQQLCAKRRLKCQFCGSDFSGEAYEGHEGLCPQESVYCENKCGARMMRRLLAQHANAECPKRTQPCPYCTKEFVFDTIQNHQYQCPRFPLPCPNQCGTGAVAREDLPGHLKENCNTAPVLCPFKDAGCKHRCPKLAMSRHLEDSVKLHLGLTWALVSRQRQELQELRRDVEELAAGSDGVLVWRIGGYGRRLQEARGRPNHECLSRPFYTHKYGYRLQVSAFLNGNGSGEGTHLSLYIRVLPGDYDNLLEWPFALRVTFSLLDQSDPSLSKPQHVTETFHPDPHWKNFQKPGAWRGSGSSGAALGFGYPKFISHEDIRKRDYVRDDAVFIRAAVELPRRILA; encoded by the exons TGAAGGTGTCTTCCAGTGCCCAGAAGACCAACTGCCCTTGGATTATGCCAAG atCTATCCGGACCCTGAGCTGGAGGTGCAGGTGCTGGGCTTGCCCATCCGCTGCATCCACAGCGAGGAGGGCTGTCGCTGGAACGGGGCCCTGCGTCACCTGCAG agCCACCTGAGCGCCTGCGGCTACAACGTGGTTTCCTGCCCCAACCGCTGCAGCGCCAAGCTGAGCCGCCGCGACCTGCCTGCCCACCTGCAGcagctctgtgccaagcgccgccTCAAGTGCCAGTTCTGCGGCAGCGACTTCAGCGGCGAGGCCTACGAG GGCCACGAGGGCTTGTGCCCGCAGGAGAGCGTGTACTGTGAGAACAAGTGCGGCGCCCGCATGATGCGGCGGCTGCTGGCCCAGCACGCCAATGCCGAGTGCCCCAAACGCACCCAGCCCTGCCCCTACTGCACCAAGGAGTTCGTCTTTGACACCATCCAG AACCACCAGTACCAGTGCCCACgcttccctctgccctgccccaacCAATGCGGAACCGGCGCCGTCGCTCGCGAGGACCTGCCCGGACACCTGAAGGAAAACTGTAACACGGCCCCGGTGCTGTGCCCCTTCAAGGACGCCGGCTGCAAACACCGG TGCCCGAAGCTGGCCATGTCCCGGCACTTGGAGGACAGCGTGAAGCTGCACCTGGGGCTGACGTGGGCGTTGGTGAGCCGGCAGCggcaggagctgcaggagctgcgCCGGGACGTGGAGGAGCTGGCGGCGGGCAGCGACGGCGTCCTGGTGTGGCGCATCGGCGGCTACGGGCGGCGGCTGCAGGAGGCCCGGGGCCGGCCCAACCACGAGTGCCTCAGCCGCCCCTTCTACACCCACAAGTACGGCTACCGGCTGCAGGTGTCCGCCTTCCTCAACGGCAACGGCAGCGGCGAGGGCACCCACCTGTCGCTCTACATCCGCGTGCTGCCCGGCGACTACGACAACCTGCTCGAGTGGCCCTTCGCCCTGCGCGTCACCTTCTCGCTGCTCGACCAGAGCGACCCCTCCCTGTCCAAGCCGCAGCACGTCACCGAGACCTTCCACCCCGACCCTCACTGGAAGAACTTCCAGAAGCCGGGCGCCTGGCGCGGCTCGGGGAGCTCGGGGGCCGCCCTGGGCTTCGGGTACCCCAAGTTCATCTCCCACGAGGACATCCGCAAGCGCGACTACGTGCGCGACGACGCCGTCTTCATCCGCGCCGCCGTGGAGCTGCCCCGGAGGATCCTGGCCTGA